In one window of Paenarthrobacter nicotinovorans DNA:
- the rpmF gene encoding 50S ribosomal protein L32 encodes MAVPKRKMSRANTRARRAQWKATAPNLVKTIENGQVTYSLPHQAKVVTDSAGTALFLEYKGRKVADA; translated from the coding sequence GTGGCTGTTCCCAAGCGGAAAATGTCTCGCGCAAATACACGCGCCCGCCGTGCCCAGTGGAAGGCAACTGCCCCCAACTTGGTCAAGACCATCGAAAACGGTCAGGTTACCTACAGCCTGCCGCACCAGGCAAAGGTCGTTACTGACTCTGCCGGCACCGCGCTGTTCCTTGAATACAAGGGCCGCAAGGTCGCAGACGCCTAA
- the mutM gene encoding bifunctional DNA-formamidopyrimidine glycosylase/DNA-(apurinic or apyrimidinic site) lyase yields MPELPEVEVVRRGLARWVRGRTITAVEVLDPRSIRRHTLGTEDFVGNLEHATVLDVVRRGKFLWMPLSMDGVSATGDGTLPEVATLPKVALMAHLGMSGQLLMQDPDVPDEKHLKVRISLSPVEGMPEQLRFVDQRIFGGLFVTSLVPTPDSGPGGLGETPLPEIAEEASHIARDPLDPWFSFDAFYRNVKKRKTGLKRALLDQGVISGIGNIYADEALWKAQLHYARPTDTLRRADAERLISAVKDVMDAALAAGGTSFDSLYVNVNGDSGYFARSLNAYGRAGEYCLRCAGKGLQSVIKREQFMNRSSYTCPVCQPRPRNGRW; encoded by the coding sequence ATGCCTGAGCTTCCCGAAGTAGAAGTGGTGCGCCGTGGCCTTGCCCGATGGGTCAGGGGCCGGACCATCACAGCCGTCGAGGTGCTGGACCCGCGCTCCATCAGGCGCCACACCCTTGGGACCGAAGACTTCGTGGGGAATCTGGAACACGCCACGGTGCTTGACGTCGTGCGGCGGGGAAAGTTCCTGTGGATGCCTCTCTCCATGGACGGTGTGTCCGCCACCGGTGACGGGACCCTTCCCGAGGTCGCGACCCTGCCCAAGGTCGCGCTTATGGCCCATCTGGGAATGAGCGGACAACTTCTCATGCAGGATCCGGACGTGCCGGACGAAAAACACCTCAAGGTCAGGATCTCGCTGAGCCCGGTGGAGGGCATGCCGGAACAACTCAGGTTCGTGGACCAGAGGATCTTCGGCGGACTCTTCGTGACCTCCCTTGTGCCCACCCCGGACTCCGGGCCCGGAGGCCTGGGCGAGACGCCGCTGCCGGAGATCGCCGAGGAAGCCTCGCACATAGCAAGGGATCCGTTGGATCCGTGGTTCTCATTCGACGCGTTCTACCGGAACGTCAAGAAGCGGAAGACGGGCCTGAAGCGTGCCCTGCTGGACCAGGGAGTCATCTCCGGTATCGGCAACATCTACGCCGACGAGGCCCTGTGGAAGGCGCAGCTCCACTACGCACGGCCCACCGATACCTTGCGACGGGCAGACGCCGAGCGGCTCATCTCGGCCGTTAAGGATGTCATGGACGCCGCCTTGGCCGCCGGCGGGACCAGCTTCGACTCCCTCTACGTTAACGTCAACGGCGATTCCGGCTACTTCGCGCGCTCCCTCAACGCCTACGGGCGGGCCGGTGAATACTGCCTGCGTTGTGCCGGGAAGGGGCTTCAGAGTGTCATCAAACGGGAACAATTCATGAACCGTTCCTCCTACACCTGCCCGGTTTGCCAGCCCCGCCCACGGAATGGGCGCTGGTAG
- a CDS encoding TolB family protein — translation MRERAFGGAAAGKVRWGVLLVVTVLVLVAAGVYAVGAYQRFEESRTAASSVGTSAGGQLPGAPFVLFRNTASGQGYGNAATVPLSDPGGSRAVSGQECDRVYGSPEQVVCLRTNRGLVTSFEAEVFNRNWEQQRAWPLPGIPSRTRISPDGSNIATTVFVTGHSYATAGFSTATEISLPGGSTGNLEDFALLVNGERLQATDRNIWGVTFAPDQADVFYATAAASGRIWLVRGSLSARTLTAVHDNVECPSISPDGTRIAYKKNDGGALAAHWNIAVLDLASGRETVLAEKRSVDDQIEWLDDRSLLYGLPDETTDGDSNIWKLETEPGAQPSMFIAHGWSPSVVR, via the coding sequence ATGAGGGAACGCGCCTTCGGGGGAGCTGCCGCGGGGAAGGTGCGGTGGGGTGTCCTCCTGGTGGTCACTGTACTGGTCCTGGTCGCAGCGGGCGTCTACGCGGTGGGGGCCTACCAACGCTTTGAAGAAAGCCGGACGGCGGCCTCGTCCGTGGGGACCTCAGCCGGCGGACAGCTCCCCGGTGCTCCGTTCGTGCTGTTCCGGAACACCGCGTCAGGGCAGGGGTACGGGAACGCCGCAACTGTTCCGTTGTCGGATCCCGGCGGTAGCCGGGCCGTGAGCGGCCAGGAATGCGACCGGGTCTACGGCTCGCCGGAGCAGGTGGTGTGTTTGCGCACCAACCGGGGGCTGGTGACCTCTTTTGAAGCCGAGGTGTTCAACCGTAACTGGGAGCAGCAACGGGCCTGGCCGCTTCCCGGGATCCCCAGCCGGACCCGGATCAGCCCCGACGGCTCCAATATTGCCACTACGGTGTTCGTCACCGGCCACTCCTATGCGACAGCAGGATTTTCCACCGCCACCGAAATCAGCCTCCCAGGCGGTTCCACCGGCAACCTCGAGGACTTCGCCCTGCTGGTCAACGGCGAACGGTTGCAGGCTACCGACCGCAACATCTGGGGGGTGACCTTCGCACCGGACCAGGCGGATGTTTTCTATGCCACTGCGGCCGCCTCCGGACGCATCTGGCTGGTGCGGGGGAGCCTGTCAGCAAGGACTTTGACGGCTGTCCATGACAACGTGGAGTGTCCTTCGATTTCCCCGGACGGGACCCGGATCGCGTACAAGAAGAACGACGGCGGCGCGCTGGCAGCGCACTGGAACATCGCGGTTCTTGACCTCGCCAGCGGACGCGAGACCGTCCTTGCCGAAAAGCGCAGTGTGGATGACCAAATCGAGTGGCTCGATGACCGGAGCCTTCTCTATGGCTTGCCGGACGAGACAACGGACGGGGACAGCAACATCTGGAAGCTGGAAACGGAACCGGGCGCCCAACCAAGCATGTTCATTGCCCATGGTTGGTCGCCCAGCGTCGTTCGCTGA
- the rnc gene encoding ribonuclease III has translation MSSTEELLKRLGVSIDTETLRLALTHRSYAYENGGIPTNERLEFLGDSILGFSVTDSLYRENPTLPEGELAKRRSAVVSTRALAGIGREIGVGEFIYLGQGEKLTDGKNKASILADTMEALIGATYLSNDIETARQLVMRLVGPLLKDAGALGAGTDWKTSIQELTASRQLGAIHYAVEGSGPDHARTFEAVLNIGGTPYGRGSGHSKKEAEQEAAADAWRALTALDTTPTGPASA, from the coding sequence ATGTCTTCAACTGAAGAGCTTCTGAAGCGTCTCGGTGTCTCCATTGACACCGAGACGCTTCGTCTTGCTCTCACACATCGCTCATACGCGTATGAGAACGGCGGGATCCCCACCAACGAGCGCCTTGAGTTCCTCGGCGACTCCATCCTGGGTTTCTCCGTGACCGATTCCCTTTACCGTGAGAACCCCACGCTGCCTGAAGGCGAGCTTGCCAAGCGCCGCTCCGCCGTCGTCAGTACGCGCGCTCTGGCCGGAATCGGCCGTGAGATCGGCGTCGGCGAGTTCATCTACCTCGGCCAAGGCGAAAAGCTTACTGACGGCAAGAACAAAGCCTCCATCCTGGCTGACACCATGGAGGCGCTGATCGGTGCCACTTATCTGTCAAACGACATCGAAACCGCACGCCAGCTGGTCATGCGGCTCGTGGGACCCCTCCTGAAGGACGCAGGTGCCCTGGGCGCCGGCACGGACTGGAAGACCAGCATCCAGGAGCTCACCGCCAGCCGGCAATTGGGCGCCATCCACTATGCGGTGGAAGGCTCCGGACCGGATCACGCGCGGACTTTCGAAGCCGTACTGAACATTGGCGGAACACCCTACGGACGCGGTTCCGGTCACTCCAAGAAGGAAGCAGAGCAGGAAGCGGCCGCCGATGCCTGGCGTGCCCTGACTGCCCTGGACACGACCCCGACTGGTCCGGCGTCCGCTTGA
- a CDS encoding YceD family protein, protein MALVVKDLGRSPGTMRTLNEHVPAPSDLGVALIGVKEGSDIELDLRLEAVHEGILVSGSAIVEVTGECGRCLDPLAYDLEVNVQELFFYEGAELSAEEDDEEQRRVEYDLIDLEPVLRDAVVTMLPFQPVCREDCQGLCSECGARLEDEPGHHHEVIDPRWAALADLAKTDRQTD, encoded by the coding sequence TTGGCGCTGGTAGTCAAGGACCTTGGACGCAGTCCAGGGACCATGCGGACACTCAACGAGCATGTACCTGCGCCAAGTGACCTTGGTGTGGCGCTCATTGGCGTAAAGGAAGGCTCGGATATCGAGCTGGATCTTCGTCTTGAGGCCGTACACGAAGGAATTCTGGTATCCGGATCCGCGATCGTCGAAGTAACCGGCGAGTGTGGGCGATGCCTGGATCCCCTTGCGTATGACCTTGAGGTCAATGTGCAAGAACTTTTCTTCTACGAAGGTGCTGAGCTTTCGGCCGAAGAAGACGATGAAGAGCAACGTCGAGTCGAGTACGATCTGATCGATCTTGAGCCGGTGTTGCGGGACGCAGTTGTCACTATGCTGCCGTTCCAGCCGGTGTGCCGGGAAGACTGCCAGGGTCTGTGCTCCGAATGTGGAGCGCGCCTGGAAGACGAGCCGGGGCACCACCACGAGGTCATTGACCCTCGCTGGGCTGCCCTAGCTGATCTGGCTAAGACTGACCGGCAAACCGATTAG
- a CDS encoding MFS transporter: MYISLSDRSGGKRDKPQGMGTALSSEVPFRLSPVILWLGIVSMVTDVSSESVSAILPLYVTGFLGLSTIAFGVIDGINQGASAIVRIAAGWAADRTGHPKRIAVAGYGLSMLARIGFLVAGSFWAIAAIVTADRIGKGIRTAPRDALISVSAQPQHLARSFGVHRMLDNIGAAAGPLIAFFVLLMIPNGFSTVFVVSLAFAVIGVAVLALVVPDVQAKALRGASERKDRRLFAFSWSHLKEPGLGKLLIAAGLLGLVTIGDGFIYLVLQDRDSFAVQWFPLLFVGTNVVFLALAIPLGRLADRVGKIPVFVAGHVALLATYLLAAAPFGGLWATLGCLVLLGAFYAGTDGVLAALASQLTPSGKLATGIASAQTVVALTRMLASAGFGVLWYAVGASTAMLLAGALLACAVVAVVFILRGAKRDVPADVSDGA, from the coding sequence ATGTATATTTCCCTTTCGGACCGCAGCGGCGGTAAGCGGGATAAACCGCAGGGCATGGGGACGGCACTATCCAGCGAGGTGCCGTTCCGCTTGTCTCCGGTCATCCTTTGGCTGGGCATTGTCAGTATGGTCACCGATGTTTCCTCGGAGTCGGTGTCGGCCATCCTGCCCCTGTACGTGACAGGTTTCCTGGGTTTATCCACCATCGCCTTCGGCGTCATTGACGGCATCAACCAGGGTGCCAGTGCCATCGTCAGGATCGCAGCCGGCTGGGCTGCCGACCGCACCGGCCACCCTAAGCGGATAGCTGTGGCGGGCTATGGCTTGTCCATGCTTGCCAGGATCGGATTCCTTGTCGCCGGGAGTTTTTGGGCGATCGCGGCAATCGTCACAGCCGACCGCATCGGCAAGGGCATCAGGACGGCTCCGCGTGATGCGCTGATTTCAGTCTCGGCGCAGCCGCAGCATCTGGCGAGATCGTTCGGCGTGCACCGGATGCTGGACAACATCGGCGCGGCAGCGGGTCCGTTGATCGCCTTCTTTGTGCTGTTGATGATTCCCAACGGGTTCAGCACTGTGTTCGTGGTGTCCCTGGCCTTCGCGGTGATCGGTGTCGCCGTCCTTGCCCTGGTGGTGCCCGATGTCCAGGCCAAGGCCTTGAGAGGGGCCAGCGAACGTAAGGACCGCAGGCTTTTCGCCTTTTCGTGGAGCCATTTGAAGGAACCGGGTTTGGGCAAGCTGCTGATCGCGGCAGGGCTCTTGGGCCTGGTCACGATTGGCGACGGCTTCATCTACCTGGTCCTGCAGGACAGGGATTCCTTCGCGGTCCAGTGGTTTCCCCTGCTTTTTGTTGGCACCAACGTGGTGTTTCTTGCTTTGGCCATTCCGCTGGGACGGCTGGCAGACCGCGTGGGGAAGATCCCGGTGTTCGTCGCCGGGCACGTTGCGCTGCTTGCTACGTATTTGTTGGCCGCCGCTCCTTTTGGCGGGCTTTGGGCGACGCTGGGCTGTTTGGTCCTGCTGGGTGCCTTTTACGCAGGCACTGACGGCGTCCTGGCCGCGCTGGCCAGCCAGCTGACGCCGTCGGGAAAACTCGCCACGGGAATCGCCTCCGCGCAGACTGTGGTGGCTCTGACCCGCATGCTGGCCTCGGCCGGATTCGGTGTGTTGTGGTACGCCGTTGGTGCTTCCACCGCGATGCTCTTGGCAGGGGCGCTTTTGGCCTGTGCCGTTGTGGCTGTGGTTTTCATCCTCCGAGGTGCCAAGCGCGATGTCCCGGCCGACGTGAGCGACGGAGCATGA